The window CCCACCGCGCGGCCTGGGGGCACGCCCAGCGCCAGCACGTCCTTACCAGTCAGTGCCTCGTGGGCTTCCGGGCGCAGCAGCGCGCGCAGGGTGCGTTCGGGGGTGCCGGGCGGAAAAAAGGTTTCGGACAGGGCGCGGGCCAGTAGCGCGCCGGGGCGCTCGCCCAGGCCCAGGCGGCGGGCCAGTGCGGCCGGATCGGGGGCAGCGTCCAGCAGGGCGGCGGCGTACACCGCCTCTGGAATGGACTGTCCCTCGGCCCGCCACTGATCCAGGGCCAGCAGCAGGGCGGGGTCGGGCAGCAGGGCCCCCGCGCCCCAGGCGCCCAATTGCGCCGCCGCCCGCCCGGGTCGGGGCTCTTGCAGCAGCAGCTTCAGTTCGGCCCACAGGCGGGGGGTCTGTGGCGCCAGGGCCAGTGCGGCCGGAACCTGGGCCAGCAGCTCTGGGTGCGCGCGCAGCCCCAGGCGGGCCCCCAGACGCGCGCCACGCACAAGGCGGCTGGGGTCGTCCTGAAACGAGCGGTCATGCAGGGGGCGCAGCACCCCGGCCTCCAGATCGTTCAGGCCGCCCGTCACGTCCCGCAGGGTCACCTGACCCCTGGGGGAAAAGTGCAGGGCCAGGGCGTTCACGCTGAAATCGCGCCGCCGCAGGTCATCGTCCAGGGTGCCGGGTGCAGGCACCGGGTTGCCGCCGGGCACCGGGTAGTGTTCGCGCCGGGCCTGTACCAGATCGGCGGCGCGGCCGTCCGGGAGGGCCAGGGTCGCGTTGCCGTAAGCCGGGTGAAAGACAAAGGGCCGCCCCGAAGCGCGCGCCAGGGCCTCGACGTTGCGGCCCGGCACCACCACGTCCAGGTCCAGAGGCGTGTGGCCCAGCAGGGCGTCGCGCACCGCCCCGCCCACCAGCGCAATGCCTTCTGGGGCAGCGCGGGCGGCCAGGGCCGAGAGCCACAGAAAATCCTCGGGCTGCAGCCTCGCCCAGACGCGCTCGGCGGCGTCCTTCACCGCCCCTGCACCCGGAAGGCCGAGGCGTCCAGGGTGAGTTGCACGGTACGGGTCTGGCCGGCCCGCACCACGGTCAGGGTGACGGGGTCGCCCTCCTTCTTGTCAATGAGGACCGACTGCAGGTCCTCGAAGGCGTCTACCGGCTGGCGGTCGGCGGCGGTAATGACGTCGCCGCCCAGCACGATCACGCCGCCCCGGAAGGCCTCTTCGCGGGTGCCGGCGCGCAGGGCCGCGCGCGCGGCGGGGCTGCCCGGCCGCACGGCGCCCACCACCAGCCCCCGGTCGGGCAGGTCCAGTTCGCGCTTGCCGCGCGTGGACAGCACGCTCAGGCCCACGGGCAGCACCCGGCCCTGCGACTGCACCAGCAGCCCTGGGGTCACGCCGAGGTCTGGTGCCCCCACCACCTGCCCCTGGGCGGCCTGCAGGCGCGGCAGGAGGCTGCGCGCGGTGTTGATGGGAATGGCGAAGCCCACGCCGGCACTCTGGCCCACACCAGTGGCCTGCCCGCTGGGCGAGTAAATCTGGGTGTTGATGCCAATGACGCGCCCGCTGCTGTCCAGCAGGGGCCCGCCGCTGTTGCCCGGATTGATGGCCGCGTCGGTCTGAATGGCCTTCTGGGTGATGCCCCCCTCGCCCCCCGTGGCCGAGAAGCCAATGGGAATCTGCCGCGCGGTGCTGCTCACAATGCCCTCGGTGACACTGAAGTCCAGCCCAAAGGGCGCGCCCATCGCAATGGCTTTCTGGCCCACCTTCAGGGTGTCACTGTTCCCCAGCGGAATCGGCCGGATGAGGGTTTTGGCCAGCCCCGGCGCACGGATCAGCGCGAGGTCGTACTGCGGCGCCAGCCCGATCACCTCGGCGGGCACGCTCTCCTCCTGGTTCATCACCCGCACGGTGATGCGGTCGGCGGCGCCCTGGCCGTCTTCGCCAGCCACCACGTGGTAGTTGGTCAGGATGTCGCCCGTCTTGTTCACGAAAAAGCCGCTGCCCAGCCCCTGGCGCACCTGGTCCGGCGCGGCGCCGAACATCATGGCAAACGGGTCCTGGGCCACCACGTCCTCGGTGCTGATAAAGACCAGCCCCGGCTCAAAACGCCCCACCACGTCAATGGTGTTCTGTTCATTCTGCAGCCGCGCGCCGCTTTCGTTCAGTGGCGCTTGGGCGGCGGGCTGC of the Deinococcus aquaedulcis genome contains:
- a CDS encoding S1C family serine protease — encoded protein: MKGRGLGIMLVLVGLGLGATLLRDQVPTGSAQPAAQAPLNESGARLQNEQNTIDVVGRFEPGLVFISTEDVVAQDPFAMMFGAAPDQVRQGLGSGFFVNKTGDILTNYHVVAGEDGQGAADRITVRVMNQEESVPAEVIGLAPQYDLALIRAPGLAKTLIRPIPLGNSDTLKVGQKAIAMGAPFGLDFSVTEGIVSSTARQIPIGFSATGGEGGITQKAIQTDAAINPGNSGGPLLDSSGRVIGINTQIYSPSGQATGVGQSAGVGFAIPINTARSLLPRLQAAQGQVVGAPDLGVTPGLLVQSQGRVLPVGLSVLSTRGKRELDLPDRGLVVGAVRPGSPAARAALRAGTREEAFRGGVIVLGGDVITAADRQPVDAFEDLQSVLIDKKEGDPVTLTVVRAGQTRTVQLTLDASAFRVQGR
- a CDS encoding tRNA nucleotidyltransferase/poly(A) polymerase family protein; translation: MKDAAERVWARLQPEDFLWLSALAARAAPEGIALVGGAVRDALLGHTPLDLDVVVPGRNVEALARASGRPFVFHPAYGNATLALPDGRAADLVQARREHYPVPGGNPVPAPGTLDDDLRRRDFSVNALALHFSPRGQVTLRDVTGGLNDLEAGVLRPLHDRSFQDDPSRLVRGARLGARLGLRAHPELLAQVPAALALAPQTPRLWAELKLLLQEPRPGRAAAQLGAWGAGALLPDPALLLALDQWRAEGQSIPEAVYAAALLDAAPDPAALARRLGLGERPGALLARALSETFFPPGTPERTLRALLRPEAHEALTGKDVLALGVPPGRAVGEALAHLAALRRAGQLRSTDEERAALKAFLATKAQRN